From Thermoanaerobaculia bacterium:
GATCTCGCCCGGATCTTCGAGGAGGAGGGGTGGGAACGCGCGGTCGTCAAGCCGGCCGTCTCGGCCGGCGCGGACCGGACCGTCGTGATCGGCCGCGGGGACGCAGACGACTTCGCCCCTCAACTGGAAACGCGGCTCGCCTCCGGAGACACGCTCGTGCAGCGGTATCTGCCCGAGATCGAAACGGCGGGAGAGTGGTCGTTCGTGTTCATCGACGGTGCGTTTAGCCACGCGGTTCGCAAGCGCCCGGCGCGGGGCGACTTCCGCGTCCAGGAGCACCTCGGCGGAATGGTCGATCCCGGCCCCGCTCCCCGCGCGCTCGTCGCGGACGCGCGGCGCGCGCTCGGCGCGGTCGACTTCCCGTGGCTGTATGCCCGCGTCGACGCGATCGAGTCGAGCGGGCGGCTGCTCGTCATGGAGCTCGAGATGTTCGAGCCGTCGCTCTTCCTCTCGTTCGCGCCGGACGCGGGGCGGCGCCTCGCCGCGGCGATCGCCCGGGCGGCGCAGGAGGAGCGCGCCGGCCGGCGCGAAACGGTCGCGGTGCGCGAGGGTTGAGGATGGAACCGCACGGAAAGACCCACCGGTACGAGACGACGGTTTCCTGGACCGGAGATCTCGGCTCCGGCACGTCGTCGTACCGCGCGTATTCGAGGAATCACGAGATCTCGGCCGCGGGAAAGCCCGGGATCGCCGGCTCGTCGGATCCCGCGTTCCGCGGAGACGCGGCGCGGTGGAACCCCGAGGAGCTCCTCGTCGCGGCGCTTTCCTCCTGCCACATGCTTTCGTACCTGCACCTCTGCGCCGTCTCCGGAATCTCCGTCACCGCCTACGAGGACGGACCGGCCGGGCAGATGCGCGAGACCGAGGAGGGCGGCGGGGCCTTCACGGCGGTCGTGCTCCGGCCGCGCGTGACGATCTCCGGCGGCGACCCGGCGCTCGCGCGGGCTCTCCACGAGAAGGCGCACCGGCTCTGCTTCATCGCGAGCTCCGTCGGGTTTCCGGTGACCTGCGAGCCGGCGATCGAGGTCTCCCCGACGGCGACGAAGGAGACGGCGTGACGCGCCGGCGTTACGGTTTCGGCGAAGGTACCGTCGGCGTCGCCTTGACCGGCATCCCCGAGTAGTACGACGCGAGCCCGTCGATCTCCGCGCCGGTGAGCGCGCGCGCGGGGTCGCGCATCACCCGGTAAACGTCGTTGGCGCGCTCGCCCGACCGGAACGAAACCAGCTCGAACTTGAGATCGTCGTACTTCTGTCCGCGCAGGCTCGGCATCCCGTAAAAGCCCGGGTTCCCCGCGCCCCGCTCGCCGTGGCAGGCATCGCAGGCGACGATCATCCGAACACCGTCTCCCACGGACGCGAGCGTCTTCGCCTCGGCCCGGCCGGGGACTGCCGCGGGCGCGTGGGCCGCGGCCGCCGCGGAAAGCGGCGCAGGCCTGAGCGACGCGTAGAAAGCGGCGAGGTCGGCCATGTCCCGCTCGGAAAGGGAGGCGACGGCGTCGTTCATCATCGAGCTCGCGCGGGTGTTCGCCTTGTAGTCGCGAAGCTGCTTGTACAGGTAGAGCGGCGACTGGCCCGCGAGGTTCGGCACGTCCGGAGTGTCGATGACACCGGCTTCACCGTGGCAGTCCACGCAGTCCTTGTTGAGAGTCTTGCCCCGCGCCGGATCCCCTTTCGCAACGGCCCGCACGGTCTCGAGCGTCCACGCGACGGGCGACGACGGCGCCGCGAAGGCCAGGGCCGCCGTCAGACAGGCCACGGCCACAGCCGCTGCCGCTCGAAGCGGTCGTCCCCGCGAAAGCGGGGACCCAGGGTCTGGATTCCCGCGTTCGCGGGAATGACAAGAGAAAAAACGGATGTCGCAGGGCGGCGGGGACGTCCGGCGACCGGCCGGCTCACTGCATCGGCGCGGCGGCATTCTCATTTCGGCCCCCACGGGAGCGACTTGTGGACGTTCATGAAGAAGAACTGCCCGATCGGATACGCCCACGCGAGGAGCATC
This genomic window contains:
- a CDS encoding OsmC family protein; this translates as MEPHGKTHRYETTVSWTGDLGSGTSSYRAYSRNHEISAAGKPGIAGSSDPAFRGDAARWNPEELLVAALSSCHMLSYLHLCAVSGISVTAYEDGPAGQMRETEEGGGAFTAVVLRPRVTISGGDPALARALHEKAHRLCFIASSVGFPVTCEPAIEVSPTATKETA
- a CDS encoding c-type cytochrome, with protein sequence MACLTAALAFAAPSSPVAWTLETVRAVAKGDPARGKTLNKDCVDCHGEAGVIDTPDVPNLAGQSPLYLYKQLRDYKANTRASSMMNDAVASLSERDMADLAAFYASLRPAPLSAAAAAHAPAAVPGRAEAKTLASVGDGVRMIVACDACHGERGAGNPGFYGMPSLRGQKYDDLKFELVSFRSGERANDVYRVMRDPARALTGAEIDGLASYYSGMPVKATPTVPSPKP